In Apium graveolens cultivar Ventura chromosome 10, ASM990537v1, whole genome shotgun sequence, the following are encoded in one genomic region:
- the LOC141693409 gene encoding uncharacterized protein LOC141693409 isoform X6 yields the protein MERTAFDKTNEPGKVENCVDPTGNVIPSSETSLQTFCVDKSAQVSSKLKLQLFPVDETTRRALEKVMYKPIRDSKGIPGAKSLVVCLNGYQREDRDDIMTIVSLMGAKFSNPLVANKVTHLICYKFEAFTMVPEI from the exons ATGGAGAGGACTGCCTTTGATAAAACTAATGAACCTGGAAAAG TGGAAAACTGTGTGGACCCTACAGGAAATGTTATACCTTCATCAGAAACTTCCTTGCAGACTTTTTGTGTTGATAAAAGTGCACAAGTATCATCAAAGCTGAAGTTGCAATTGTTCCCAGTTGATGAAACTACTCGACGAGCATTAGAAAAG GTTATGTACAAACCTATTAGGGATTCAAAAGGAATTCCTGGTGCCAAGTCATTAGTAGTGTGCTTGAATGGATACCAGCGCGAAGATCGAGATGACATTATG ACAATTGTTAGTTTAATGGGGGCAAAATTTTCAAATCCGTTGGTTGCAAACAAAGTTACTCATCTTATATGCTATAAATTTGAAG CTTTTACAATGGTGCCAGAAATTTAA
- the LOC141693409 gene encoding uncharacterized protein LOC141693409 isoform X5 has product MERTAFDKTNEPGKVENCVDPTGNVIPSSETSLQTFCVDKSAQVSSKLKLQLFPVDETTRRALEKVMYKPIRDSKGIPGAKSLVVCLNGYQREDRDDIMTIVSLMGAKFSNPLVANKVTHLICYKFEVFAVLTTRFTC; this is encoded by the exons ATGGAGAGGACTGCCTTTGATAAAACTAATGAACCTGGAAAAG TGGAAAACTGTGTGGACCCTACAGGAAATGTTATACCTTCATCAGAAACTTCCTTGCAGACTTTTTGTGTTGATAAAAGTGCACAAGTATCATCAAAGCTGAAGTTGCAATTGTTCCCAGTTGATGAAACTACTCGACGAGCATTAGAAAAG GTTATGTACAAACCTATTAGGGATTCAAAAGGAATTCCTGGTGCCAAGTCATTAGTAGTGTGCTTGAATGGATACCAGCGCGAAGATCGAGATGACATTATG ACAATTGTTAGTTTAATGGGGGCAAAATTTTCAAATCCGTTGGTTGCAAACAAAGTTACTCATCTTATATGCTATAAATTTGAAG TTTTTGCTGTCTTAACGACTCGATTTACTTGCTGA
- the LOC141693409 gene encoding uncharacterized protein LOC141693409 isoform X1: MERTAFDKTNEPGKVENCVDPTGNVIPSSETSLQTFCVDKSAQVSSKLKLQLFPVDETTRRALEKVMYKPIRDSKGIPGAKSLVVCLNGYQREDRDDIMTIVSLMGAKFSNPLVANKVTHLICYKFEEKLCSFCCLNDSIYLLNHIKDSGICESKSVALYTFNP, from the exons ATGGAGAGGACTGCCTTTGATAAAACTAATGAACCTGGAAAAG TGGAAAACTGTGTGGACCCTACAGGAAATGTTATACCTTCATCAGAAACTTCCTTGCAGACTTTTTGTGTTGATAAAAGTGCACAAGTATCATCAAAGCTGAAGTTGCAATTGTTCCCAGTTGATGAAACTACTCGACGAGCATTAGAAAAG GTTATGTACAAACCTATTAGGGATTCAAAAGGAATTCCTGGTGCCAAGTCATTAGTAGTGTGCTTGAATGGATACCAGCGCGAAGATCGAGATGACATTATG ACAATTGTTAGTTTAATGGGGGCAAAATTTTCAAATCCGTTGGTTGCAAACAAAGTTACTCATCTTATATGCTATAAATTTGAAG AAAAATTGTGTAGTTTTTGCTGTCTTAACGACTCGATTTACTTGCTGAACCATATCAAGGACTCGGGCATATGCGAATCCAAGAGTGTAGCATTATATACTTTCAACCCATAA
- the LOC141693409 gene encoding uncharacterized protein LOC141693409 isoform X2, with translation MERTAFDKTNEPGKVENCVDPTGNVIPSSETSLQTFCVDKSAQVSSKLKLQLFPVDETTRRALEKVMYKPIRDSKGIPGAKSLVVCLNGYQREDRDDIMTIVSLMGAKFSNPLVANKVTHLICYKFEGLGHMRIQECSIIYFQPIMTPKYKCSSMLVWC, from the exons ATGGAGAGGACTGCCTTTGATAAAACTAATGAACCTGGAAAAG TGGAAAACTGTGTGGACCCTACAGGAAATGTTATACCTTCATCAGAAACTTCCTTGCAGACTTTTTGTGTTGATAAAAGTGCACAAGTATCATCAAAGCTGAAGTTGCAATTGTTCCCAGTTGATGAAACTACTCGACGAGCATTAGAAAAG GTTATGTACAAACCTATTAGGGATTCAAAAGGAATTCCTGGTGCCAAGTCATTAGTAGTGTGCTTGAATGGATACCAGCGCGAAGATCGAGATGACATTATG ACAATTGTTAGTTTAATGGGGGCAAAATTTTCAAATCCGTTGGTTGCAAACAAAGTTACTCATCTTATATGCTATAAATTTGAAG GACTCGGGCATATGCGAATCCAAGAGTGTAGCATTATATACTTTCAACCCATAATGACACCAAAATATAAGTGCTCATCAATGCTGGTATGGTGCTAG
- the LOC141693409 gene encoding BRCT domain-containing protein At4g02110-like isoform X3: MAFLYLLMLLSKWRGLPLIKLMNLEKTFCVDKSAQVSSKLKLQLFPVDETTRRALEKVMYKPIRDSKGIPGAKSLVVCLNGYQREDRDDIMTIVSLMGAKFSNPLVANKVTHLICYKFEEKLCSFCCLNDSIYLLNHIKDSGICESKSVALYTFNP, from the exons ATGGCATTTCTCTACTTACTGATGCTGCTGAGCAAATGGAGAGGACTGCCTTTGATAAAACTAATGAACCTGGAAAAG ACTTTTTGTGTTGATAAAAGTGCACAAGTATCATCAAAGCTGAAGTTGCAATTGTTCCCAGTTGATGAAACTACTCGACGAGCATTAGAAAAG GTTATGTACAAACCTATTAGGGATTCAAAAGGAATTCCTGGTGCCAAGTCATTAGTAGTGTGCTTGAATGGATACCAGCGCGAAGATCGAGATGACATTATG ACAATTGTTAGTTTAATGGGGGCAAAATTTTCAAATCCGTTGGTTGCAAACAAAGTTACTCATCTTATATGCTATAAATTTGAAG AAAAATTGTGTAGTTTTTGCTGTCTTAACGACTCGATTTACTTGCTGAACCATATCAAGGACTCGGGCATATGCGAATCCAAGAGTGTAGCATTATATACTTTCAACCCATAA
- the LOC141693409 gene encoding BRCT domain-containing protein At4g02110-like isoform X4, which yields MERTAFDKTNEPGKGNVIPSSETSLQTFCVDKSAQVSSKLKLQLFPVDETTRRALEKVMYKPIRDSKGIPGAKSLVVCLNGYQREDRDDIMTIVSLMGAKFSNPLVANKVTHLICYKFEEKLCSFCCLNDSIYLLNHIKDSGICESKSVALYTFNP from the exons ATGGAGAGGACTGCCTTTGATAAAACTAATGAACCTGGAAAAG GAAATGTTATACCTTCATCAGAAACTTCCTTGCAGACTTTTTGTGTTGATAAAAGTGCACAAGTATCATCAAAGCTGAAGTTGCAATTGTTCCCAGTTGATGAAACTACTCGACGAGCATTAGAAAAG GTTATGTACAAACCTATTAGGGATTCAAAAGGAATTCCTGGTGCCAAGTCATTAGTAGTGTGCTTGAATGGATACCAGCGCGAAGATCGAGATGACATTATG ACAATTGTTAGTTTAATGGGGGCAAAATTTTCAAATCCGTTGGTTGCAAACAAAGTTACTCATCTTATATGCTATAAATTTGAAG AAAAATTGTGTAGTTTTTGCTGTCTTAACGACTCGATTTACTTGCTGAACCATATCAAGGACTCGGGCATATGCGAATCCAAGAGTGTAGCATTATATACTTTCAACCCATAA